Genomic DNA from Trueperaceae bacterium:
GCTCACTATGTAAGCATATGGCGAAATGCTTTCATAGCGCGCGGCGCTATGAGCGAGCGCTTTCAGATCCCCCCGCACCCCCTCCCGACGCCAGGAACTTCGCCAGGATGACGTTGTCGTCCTCGCCGTCCGCGTCGCGGATCTGGCGCCGCTCCCGGCCCTCCTCGGCGTAGCCCTCCGCCGCATACAGCGCGAGGGCGGCGGCGTTCGAGGCGCGGACGTCCAGCCGCAGCTTCGCCACCCCGACCCGCCGGGCCCACGGCTCCACCGCCCGCAACAGGGCGCGCCCCACGCCCCGGCGGCGCGCGGCGGGCGCCACCGCCAGGGTGAGGCTGGCGACGTGCGCCAAGCGCGGGAGCGCGTACCGGCGGGCCTCGAGCCACCCGAGCAGCGCCTCGTCGTCCGCGCCGGGCGGCGCGACCGCCACCCCGAACCAGAGGCGGGTCGCGTCGAGCGCCCGCAGCTTGCGGCGCAGTTCGCCCGCCGTCGGCCCGACGTCGCCGACGAACCAGCGGTGCTCGGCGTAGATGCCCTCCATCAACGCCGCCAACGCCGGCGCGTCGTCCGGCCGGGCGGGACGGATCGCGAAGGGGGCTCCGGAGCTCACGCCATGCACGCCGCGAGGGTACCCGCAGGCCGGGGGCGGGGTGCGGCGCCCCACCCCGGGCCGCCGCCCCGCGAACGTCGCC
This window encodes:
- a CDS encoding GNAT family N-acetyltransferase; this encodes MHGVSSGAPFAIRPARPDDAPALAALMEGIYAEHRWFVGDVGPTAGELRRKLRALDATRLWFGVAVAPPGADDEALLGWLEARRYALPRLAHVASLTLAVAPAARRRGVGRALLRAVEPWARRVGVAKLRLDVRASNAAALALYAAEGYAEEGRERRQIRDADGEDDNVILAKFLASGGGAGGSESARS